The following proteins are encoded in a genomic region of Burkholderia cepacia:
- a CDS encoding malate dehydrogenase — protein MAKPAKRVAVTGAAGQIAYSLLFRIANGDLLGKDQPVILQLLDLPQAQGAVKGVVMELDDCAFPLLAGVVITDDPKVAFKDADVALLVGARPRSKGMERKDLLSANAEIFTVQGAALNEVASRDVKVLVVGNPANTNAYIAMKSAPDLPKKNFTAMLRLDHNRALSQLAAKSGKPVASIEKLAVWGNHSPTMYPDFRFATAEGESMLKLINDDVWNRDTFIPTVGKRGAAIIEARGLSSAASAANAAIDHVRDWVLGTNGKWVTMGIPSDGSYGIPEDIIYGVPVVCENGEYKRIEGLEIDAFSREKMDGTLAELLEERDGVAHLLKN, from the coding sequence GCTGTTCCGCATCGCGAACGGCGACCTGCTCGGCAAGGATCAGCCGGTCATCCTGCAACTGCTCGACCTCCCGCAAGCCCAAGGCGCCGTCAAAGGCGTCGTGATGGAACTCGACGATTGCGCGTTCCCGCTGCTCGCGGGCGTCGTGATCACCGACGATCCCAAGGTTGCATTCAAGGATGCAGACGTCGCGCTGCTGGTCGGCGCACGTCCGCGCTCGAAGGGCATGGAGCGCAAGGACCTGCTGTCGGCAAACGCTGAAATCTTCACGGTTCAGGGCGCTGCACTGAACGAAGTCGCCAGCCGCGACGTGAAGGTGCTGGTCGTCGGCAACCCGGCGAACACGAACGCCTACATCGCGATGAAGTCGGCGCCGGATCTGCCGAAGAAGAACTTCACGGCCATGCTGCGCCTCGACCACAACCGCGCGCTGTCGCAACTCGCCGCAAAGTCGGGCAAGCCGGTCGCGTCGATCGAGAAGCTCGCCGTGTGGGGCAACCACTCGCCGACGATGTACCCGGACTTCCGCTTCGCGACCGCCGAAGGCGAATCGATGCTGAAGCTGATCAACGACGACGTGTGGAACCGCGACACGTTCATCCCGACCGTCGGCAAGCGCGGCGCGGCGATCATCGAAGCGCGCGGCCTGTCGTCGGCAGCGTCGGCAGCCAACGCTGCGATCGACCACGTCCGTGACTGGGTGCTCGGCACGAACGGCAAGTGGGTCACGATGGGCATCCCGTCGGACGGCTCGTACGGCATCCCCGAAGACATCATCTACGGTGTGCCGGTCGTTTGCGAAAACGGCGAGTACAAGCGCATCGAAGGCCTGGAAATCGACGCGTTCTCGCGCGAGAAGATGGACGGCACGCTGGCCGAGCTGCTCGAAGAGCGCGATGGCGTCGCCCACCTGCTGAAGAACTAA
- a CDS encoding HpcH/HpaI aldolase/citrate lyase family protein, with the protein MAALTPAQVLYDGASPPAILPCCDHYAGSEKLMRKSLALQAELGPVFDITFDCEDGAAVGQEAAHAALVADLLGSDENRFGRVGVRIHDFSHPHWRDDVRIVLRAARAPAYITLPKIANAADAAEMTAFIEGARRELGIAQPIPVDVLVETHGALAQAAALAALPTVGTLSFGLMDFVSAHHGAIPDSAMRSPGQFEHPLVRRAKLEIAAACHAHGKTPSHNVTTEVRDMSVVAGDARRARDEFAFTRMWSIHPAQIRPIVDAFAPRTDEVALAAEILLAAQAADWGPTRHGDTLHDRASYRYYWSVLRRARATGQPVPAEAAPLFGPAAVGAAP; encoded by the coding sequence ATGGCCGCGCTCACTCCTGCACAAGTGCTGTACGACGGGGCGTCCCCGCCCGCGATCCTGCCCTGCTGCGATCATTACGCGGGCAGCGAAAAGCTGATGCGCAAGTCGCTCGCGCTGCAAGCCGAACTGGGTCCCGTATTCGACATCACGTTCGACTGCGAGGACGGCGCGGCCGTCGGCCAGGAAGCCGCGCATGCGGCCCTCGTCGCCGACCTGCTCGGCAGCGACGAGAACCGCTTCGGCCGCGTCGGCGTCCGGATCCACGACTTTTCCCACCCGCACTGGCGCGACGACGTCCGCATCGTGCTGCGCGCCGCGCGCGCACCGGCCTACATCACGCTCCCGAAGATCGCGAACGCGGCCGACGCCGCCGAAATGACCGCGTTCATCGAAGGCGCGCGCCGCGAGCTCGGCATCGCGCAGCCGATCCCGGTCGACGTGCTGGTCGAGACGCACGGCGCGCTTGCGCAGGCCGCCGCCCTCGCCGCGTTGCCGACGGTCGGCACGCTGAGCTTCGGGCTGATGGATTTCGTCTCCGCGCACCATGGCGCGATTCCCGATTCCGCGATGCGCTCGCCCGGCCAGTTCGAACACCCGCTCGTGCGCCGCGCGAAGCTGGAAATCGCCGCGGCCTGCCACGCGCACGGCAAGACGCCGTCGCACAACGTGACGACCGAAGTGCGCGACATGAGCGTCGTGGCCGGCGATGCGCGCCGCGCGCGCGACGAATTCGCGTTCACGCGCATGTGGAGCATCCATCCCGCGCAGATCCGCCCGATCGTCGACGCATTCGCGCCGCGCACCGACGAGGTCGCGCTGGCCGCCGAGATCCTGCTGGCCGCGCAGGCCGCCGACTGGGGCCCGACGCGCCACGGTGATACGCTGCACGATCGCGCGAGTTATCGCTATTACTGGTCGGTGCTGCGCCGCGCGCGCGCCACCGGCCAGCCCGTACCGGCCGAGGCCGCGCCGCTGTTCGGCCCGGCCGCCGTGGGCGCCGCACCGTAA
- a CDS encoding bifunctional 2-methylcitrate dehydratase/aconitate hydratase, producing the protein MSAPVSNVRPAPDTVLVDIVDYVLNAGIDSALALETARHCLIDTLGCGLEALSYPACTKLLGPVVPGTIVPNGAKVPGTSFQLDPVQAAFGIGAMIRWLDFNDTWLAAEWGHPSDNLGGILATADWLSRTAVAAGRKPLPMRDVLVAMIQAHEIQGCLALENSFNAVGLDHVLLVKVASTAVVGRLLGLTRDELINAVSNAFVDGQALRTYRHAPNTGSRKSWAAGDATSRAVRLALIAKTGEMGYPSALTAKTWGFYDVLFDGKPFRFQRPYGTYVMENVLFKIAFPAEFHAQTAAEAALQLHAQLAAAGRTTDEISKITIRTHAAAIRIIDKQGPLANPADRDHCIQYMVAVPLLFGRLTAADYEDSAAADPRIDALRAKTVCVEDPQFTKDYHDPDKRSIANALTIEFTDGSKLAEVAVEYPLGHRRRRTDGIPLLVEKFRTNLARRFPAKQQQAILDVSLDQAKLEAMPVDEYVDLYVI; encoded by the coding sequence ATGTCCGCCCCGGTCTCCAACGTCCGCCCTGCTCCGGATACGGTACTCGTCGATATCGTCGACTACGTGCTGAACGCCGGCATCGACAGCGCGCTCGCGCTGGAGACGGCGCGTCATTGCCTGATCGACACGCTCGGATGTGGACTCGAGGCGCTGTCCTACCCTGCCTGCACCAAGCTGCTCGGCCCCGTCGTGCCCGGCACGATCGTGCCGAACGGCGCGAAGGTGCCCGGCACGTCCTTCCAGCTCGACCCCGTCCAGGCCGCGTTCGGCATCGGCGCGATGATCCGCTGGCTGGACTTCAACGACACCTGGCTCGCCGCCGAATGGGGTCATCCGTCCGACAATCTCGGCGGGATCCTGGCGACAGCCGACTGGCTCTCCCGTACGGCCGTCGCGGCCGGCCGGAAGCCGCTCCCGATGCGCGACGTCCTGGTCGCGATGATCCAGGCCCATGAAATCCAGGGCTGCCTCGCACTCGAAAATTCATTCAACGCGGTCGGGCTCGATCACGTGCTGCTCGTGAAGGTTGCGTCGACGGCCGTCGTCGGCCGGCTGCTCGGGCTCACGCGCGACGAGCTGATCAACGCGGTATCCAACGCGTTCGTCGACGGCCAGGCGCTGCGCACCTACCGCCACGCACCGAACACGGGCTCGCGCAAGTCGTGGGCGGCCGGCGACGCCACGTCCCGCGCGGTACGCCTCGCGCTGATCGCGAAAACGGGTGAAATGGGCTACCCGTCGGCACTCACCGCCAAGACCTGGGGCTTCTACGACGTGCTGTTCGACGGCAAGCCGTTCCGCTTCCAGCGCCCGTACGGCACGTACGTGATGGAAAACGTGCTGTTCAAGATCGCGTTCCCCGCCGAATTCCATGCGCAGACGGCCGCCGAGGCCGCGCTGCAGCTGCACGCGCAGCTCGCCGCCGCCGGCCGCACGACCGACGAGATCAGCAAGATCACGATCCGCACGCATGCGGCCGCGATCCGCATCATCGACAAGCAGGGCCCGCTCGCCAATCCGGCCGACCGCGACCACTGCATCCAGTACATGGTCGCCGTGCCGCTGCTGTTCGGCCGGCTGACCGCGGCCGACTACGAAGATTCGGCCGCCGCCGATCCCCGCATCGACGCGCTGCGCGCGAAGACCGTATGCGTCGAGGATCCGCAGTTCACGAAGGATTATCACGATCCGGACAAACGATCGATCGCGAATGCGCTGACGATCGAGTTCACGGACGGATCGAAGCTTGCCGAAGTGGCGGTCGAATACCCGCTCGGCCATCGGCGACGCCGCACCGACGGCATCCCGCTCCTGGTCGAGAAGTTCCGGACCAACCTTGCCCGCCGTTTCCCGGCAAAGCAGCAACAAGCGATTCTCGACGTGTCGCTGGACCAGGCAAAGCTCGAAGCGATGCCGGTCGATGAGTACGTCGACTTGTATGTGATATAG
- the acnA gene encoding aconitate hydratase AcnA, with protein MAHNLHKTLKEFDSGSGKGKFYSLPQLGKELKTKIERLPVSIRIVLESVLRNYDGKKITEEHIEQLANWKPTAKRVDEIPFVVSRVVLQDFTGVPLLADIAAMRGVAERTGKNPKKIEPLVPVDLVVDHSVQIDYFRQKDALDLNMKLEFQRNNERYQFMKWGMQAFDTFKVVPPGVGIVHQVNLEYLARGVHKKADGGDTVYYPDTLVGTDSHTTMINGIGVVGWGVGGIEAEAGMLGQPVYFLTPDVVGVELKGKLREGVTATDLVLTITEMLRKEKVVGKFVEFFGEGTKSLSLPDRATIGNMAPEYGATMGFFPVDEKTIDYFEGTGRTKAEIAAFENYFKAQKLFGIPKAGDIDYTKVVTLDLATVAPSLAGPKRPQDRIEIGNVKSTFTDLFSKPVAENGFAKKADDLNTQYTTSNNVDVKNGDVLIAAITSCTNTSNPSVLLAAGLLAKKAVEAGLTVDPKIKTSLAPGSRIVTEYLTKTGLLPYLSKLGFEVAAYGCTTCIGNAGDLTPELNEAITKNDIVAAAVLSGNRNFEARIHPNIRANFLASPPLVVAYAIAGNITRDLMTEPVGKGKGGRDIYLGDIWPTSDEIHALLKFALDPKKFEDNYSKLTKKGDLWSKIEGESGQVYDWPKSTYIAEPPFFGNDFSMEPAASIPTVKGARALGIFGDSVTTDHISPAGSIKEDSPAGKWLKENGVQKADFNSYGSRRGNHDVMMRGTFANVRIKNLMIPAKADGSRVEGGLTIHQPSGEQQSIYDAAMQYVGADTPTVVFAGEEYGTGSSRDWAAKGTQLLGVKAVIARSFERIHRSNLVGMGVLPLQFKGSDSIQSLGITGEETYDIEGLGDDFKPQQDVTLVINRKNGETQRVQVLLRIDTPIEVDYYKHGGILPFVLRSLLAA; from the coding sequence ATGGCCCACAATCTCCACAAGACCCTCAAGGAATTCGACAGCGGTTCCGGCAAAGGCAAGTTCTACTCGCTGCCGCAGCTCGGCAAGGAACTGAAGACGAAGATCGAACGCCTGCCGGTGTCGATCCGTATCGTGCTCGAGTCCGTGCTGCGCAACTACGACGGCAAGAAAATCACCGAAGAGCACATCGAGCAGCTCGCGAACTGGAAGCCGACCGCGAAGCGCGTCGACGAGATTCCGTTCGTCGTGTCGCGCGTCGTGCTGCAGGACTTCACGGGCGTGCCGCTGCTTGCCGACATCGCGGCCATGCGCGGCGTCGCGGAGCGCACGGGCAAGAACCCGAAGAAGATCGAGCCGCTGGTCCCGGTCGATCTCGTCGTCGATCACTCGGTCCAGATCGACTACTTCCGCCAGAAGGACGCGCTCGACCTGAACATGAAACTGGAATTCCAGCGCAACAACGAGCGCTACCAGTTCATGAAGTGGGGCATGCAGGCCTTCGACACGTTCAAGGTCGTGCCGCCGGGCGTCGGCATCGTCCACCAGGTGAACCTCGAATACCTCGCGCGCGGCGTCCACAAGAAGGCGGACGGCGGCGACACCGTGTACTACCCGGACACCCTCGTCGGCACGGACAGCCACACGACGATGATCAACGGCATCGGCGTGGTCGGCTGGGGCGTGGGCGGCATCGAGGCGGAAGCCGGCATGCTCGGCCAGCCGGTGTACTTCCTGACGCCGGACGTCGTCGGCGTCGAGCTGAAGGGCAAGCTGCGCGAAGGCGTGACGGCTACCGACCTGGTGCTGACGATCACCGAAATGCTGCGCAAGGAGAAGGTCGTCGGCAAGTTCGTCGAGTTCTTCGGCGAAGGCACGAAGTCGCTGTCGCTGCCGGACCGCGCGACGATCGGCAACATGGCGCCGGAATACGGCGCGACGATGGGCTTCTTCCCGGTCGACGAAAAGACGATCGACTACTTCGAAGGCACGGGCCGCACGAAGGCGGAAATCGCCGCGTTCGAAAACTACTTCAAGGCACAGAAGCTGTTCGGCATCCCGAAGGCCGGCGACATCGACTACACGAAGGTCGTGACGCTGGATCTCGCGACGGTCGCCCCGTCGCTGGCCGGCCCGAAGCGCCCGCAGGACCGCATCGAGATCGGCAACGTCAAGTCGACGTTCACCGACCTGTTCTCGAAGCCGGTCGCGGAAAACGGCTTCGCGAAGAAAGCGGACGACCTGAACACGCAGTACACGACGAGCAACAACGTCGACGTCAAGAACGGCGACGTGCTGATCGCCGCGATCACGTCGTGCACGAACACGTCGAACCCGAGCGTGCTGCTGGCCGCCGGCCTGCTCGCGAAGAAGGCCGTCGAAGCCGGCCTCACGGTCGATCCGAAGATCAAGACCTCGCTCGCGCCGGGATCGCGCATCGTCACCGAGTACCTGACGAAGACGGGCCTGCTGCCCTACCTGTCGAAACTCGGCTTCGAAGTCGCGGCCTACGGTTGCACGACCTGTATCGGCAACGCGGGCGACCTGACGCCAGAGCTAAACGAAGCGATCACGAAGAACGACATCGTCGCGGCGGCCGTGCTGTCGGGCAACCGTAACTTCGAAGCGCGTATCCACCCGAACATCCGCGCGAACTTCCTCGCGTCGCCGCCGCTGGTCGTCGCATACGCGATCGCCGGCAACATCACGCGCGACCTGATGACGGAACCGGTCGGCAAGGGCAAGGGCGGCCGCGACATCTACCTCGGCGACATCTGGCCGACGAGCGACGAAATCCACGCGCTGCTCAAGTTCGCGCTCGATCCGAAGAAGTTCGAGGACAACTACTCGAAGCTGACCAAGAAGGGCGACCTCTGGAGCAAGATCGAGGGCGAATCGGGCCAGGTCTACGACTGGCCGAAGTCGACCTACATCGCCGAGCCGCCGTTCTTCGGCAACGACTTCTCGATGGAACCGGCTGCGTCGATCCCGACGGTCAAGGGCGCGCGCGCACTGGGCATCTTCGGTGACTCGGTCACGACCGACCACATCAGCCCGGCAGGCTCGATCAAGGAAGACTCGCCGGCAGGCAAGTGGCTGAAGGAAAACGGCGTGCAGAAGGCCGACTTCAACAGCTACGGCTCGCGCCGCGGCAACCACGACGTGATGATGCGCGGCACGTTCGCGAACGTGCGGATCAAGAACCTGATGATCCCGGCGAAGGCGGACGGCTCGCGCGTCGAAGGCGGCCTGACGATCCACCAGCCGAGCGGCGAACAGCAGTCGATCTACGACGCGGCGATGCAGTATGTGGGCGCCGACACGCCGACCGTCGTGTTCGCGGGTGAAGAGTACGGCACGGGCTCGTCGCGCGATTGGGCCGCGAAGGGCACGCAGCTGCTCGGCGTGAAGGCCGTGATCGCACGCAGCTTCGAGCGGATCCACCGCTCGAACCTGGTCGGCATGGGCGTGCTGCCGCTGCAGTTCAAGGGCTCGGACAGCATCCAGTCGCTCGGCATCACCGGTGAAGAGACGTACGACATCGAAGGCCTCGGCGACGACTTCAAGCCGCAGCAGGACGTCACGCTCGTGATCAACCGCAAGAACGGCGAAACGCAGCGCGTGCAGGTGCTGCTGCGTATCGATACGCCGATCGAAGTCGACTACTACAAGCACGGCGGTATCCTGCCGTTCGTGCTGCGCTCGCTGCTCGCAGCGTAA